One part of the Cyclobacteriaceae bacterium genome encodes these proteins:
- a CDS encoding BamA/TamA family outer membrane protein, which yields MLYRQKIDAPKGVSISALKGLYVQESNKKFLGTPVHSLVAIYYFGYKRFNPVKIEKKISRLNAKMDARIKKAETEKKVLNRQFKKQRKTEELKNTLENGNFWMRWGEPVSIFDSAKIQLTVEKFQDYLFNHGYFKNKVSFSTTTKAAKLVNVKYTVLTGPLYILDSVMYRIPDSALHKLILETKTVSFLKKGEAYNQDNFSKERERIDLLFKEYGYYDFSRQYIEFDVDTAYRDKHRVAIRLLINDPAKRGYHKKFSIDEVHFTTDAGMNIPGVSRTRQNYRGTDFEYYEKLYSPKILSQRIFLHPGEYYSRTQTFNTQRQLANLDNFKFVNINFDTTGGKFIANIFTNALDRYQWSNEVGVNVTQGFPGPFYNINFKKRNIFRGLENFEMNGRIGYEGVASATATANVYQSVEAGVNASITFPQFLFPLKEETRYKLGRINPRTKALIGYNYTNRPEYIRSATTVNYVYSWENQRIRRFDLTLANLSVINSRLDPAFQQLLTDLFVNEGNTLFRTFEPSFVSSVIFSMAWNHRNYGNLEENSIFFRWSLESGGTLQNIFDYPIIARNGLNSFRYIRLSADFRRLRIIDKNTNLAYRFNGGVGYSYDDTGVLPYEKYFFAGGSNSVRAWRPRRLGPGSFRPRQSADPVKDGLYDYRFEQPGDALLEASIELRRKLFGFIEGAVFLDAGNVWTLQPRIVRDSEGNVIENGNSQFKLNQFYKEFGVGTGIGLRFNFSFLILRFDAGMKVYDPGRPEGDRFVLDKIKFFRPFGVNREPVIYNVGVGFPF from the coding sequence ATGCTGTACCGACAAAAAATTGATGCCCCAAAAGGTGTAAGCATTTCTGCCCTTAAAGGGTTGTACGTTCAGGAAAGCAATAAGAAATTTTTAGGCACACCGGTACACTCTTTGGTAGCTATATATTACTTCGGTTATAAGCGCTTTAACCCGGTCAAAATCGAAAAAAAGATTTCACGCCTCAATGCGAAAATGGATGCTCGCATCAAAAAGGCTGAAACCGAAAAAAAAGTACTTAACCGCCAATTTAAAAAGCAACGTAAAACCGAAGAACTGAAAAACACGCTCGAAAACGGAAATTTTTGGATGCGTTGGGGCGAGCCGGTAAGTATTTTCGATAGTGCGAAAATACAGCTTACTGTTGAAAAATTCCAGGACTACCTGTTTAACCACGGGTACTTTAAAAACAAAGTGAGCTTTAGCACCACCACCAAAGCAGCTAAGCTGGTAAATGTTAAATATACTGTATTAACAGGCCCGCTTTACATTTTAGATTCAGTTATGTACCGCATCCCTGATTCAGCCCTGCACAAACTGATCCTTGAAACAAAAACCGTAAGCTTTTTAAAAAAAGGTGAAGCGTACAACCAGGATAATTTTTCGAAAGAACGTGAACGGATAGATCTCCTCTTTAAAGAATACGGGTATTATGATTTTAGCAGGCAGTACATCGAATTTGATGTAGATACCGCCTACCGCGACAAACACCGTGTTGCCATAAGGCTTCTGATCAACGATCCTGCCAAGCGAGGATATCACAAAAAATTCAGCATTGACGAAGTTCATTTCACTACCGATGCGGGCATGAATATTCCGGGGGTAAGCCGAACGCGCCAGAATTACCGCGGAACAGATTTTGAATACTATGAAAAACTTTACAGCCCCAAAATTTTAAGTCAACGTATCTTTCTTCACCCTGGCGAATACTACAGCCGCACCCAAACCTTTAACACCCAACGCCAATTGGCCAACCTCGATAATTTTAAGTTTGTAAACATAAATTTCGATACGACCGGTGGAAAATTCATTGCGAATATTTTTACCAATGCACTCGATCGCTACCAATGGTCGAATGAAGTAGGCGTTAACGTAACACAAGGATTTCCGGGTCCTTTCTATAACATCAACTTCAAGAAGCGTAATATTTTCAGGGGATTGGAAAATTTTGAAATGAACGGTCGCATTGGTTATGAGGGTGTAGCTTCGGCAACGGCAACGGCTAATGTGTACCAAAGTGTTGAGGCCGGTGTAAATGCATCGATCACCTTTCCACAATTCCTCTTTCCGCTAAAAGAAGAAACCCGTTATAAGCTCGGGCGCATCAACCCACGCACAAAAGCCCTGATCGGGTATAACTACACCAACCGGCCTGAATATATCCGTTCAGCCACCACCGTAAATTATGTATATAGCTGGGAAAACCAACGCATCAGGAGGTTCGACCTTACCCTGGCCAACCTCAGCGTCATTAACTCCAGGCTCGACCCGGCCTTTCAACAATTGCTCACCGATCTTTTTGTGAACGAAGGCAATACCTTATTCCGTACGTTCGAACCCTCCTTTGTAAGCAGTGTTATTTTCAGTATGGCCTGGAACCACAGGAACTACGGAAACCTGGAAGAGAACTCGATTTTCTTCCGCTGGTCGTTGGAAAGTGGTGGCACACTTCAAAATATTTTTGACTACCCCATTATTGCACGCAACGGATTAAACTCATTCCGGTATATCCGATTAAGTGCCGACTTCAGACGGCTTCGGATCATCGATAAAAATACAAACCTGGCTTATCGCTTTAATGGTGGCGTAGGTTATTCTTACGATGATACCGGTGTACTGCCGTATGAAAAATATTTCTTCGCAGGCGGTAGCAATAGTGTACGCGCCTGGCGACCGCGCAGGCTTGGGCCCGGTAGTTTCCGGCCACGACAAAGTGCCGACCCGGTTAAGGACGGCCTGTACGACTACCGCTTTGAGCAACCGGGCGATGCCTTGCTGGAAGCCAGCATTGAATTGCGCAGGAAACTATTTGGCTTTATTGAAGGTGCTGTCTTTTTGGATGCCGGAAATGTCTGGACGCTTCAGCCCCGTATTGTACGCGACAGCGAAGGAAACGTTATTGAAAATGGTAACTCGCAATTCAAATTAAACCAGTTTTATAAAGAATTCGGAGTAGGCACCGGAATAGGGCTACGGTTTAATTTCTCTTTTCTTATACTGCGTTTTGATGCCGGCATGAAAGTTTATGACCCGGGCAGACCCGAGGGCGACAGGTTTGTGTTGGATAAAATAAAGTTTTTCAGGCCATTTGGCGTAAATCGTGAACCGGTAATTTACAATGTTGGAGTAGGTTTTCCATTCTAA
- a CDS encoding ribonuclease Z, producing MSFKITILGSSGALPAFGRFPSAQLVEIQNQHFLVDCGEGTQMQLMRYNANLHRINHIFISHLHGDHYLGLLGLIFTMHLNHRTNDLHLYSHRGLGEIITTQFRYSLSSPRFNIILHTLTPGKQHVIFENNQLSVSTIPLKHKLDCSGFLFREKIKPRRIDKDRLPAGLSLQQVASLKTGADVLEVDGTIRYRNADITLAPRKSRSYAYCSDTAFDDRLVNIVEQVDVLYHEATFMESEKDKAEETKHSTAAQAAEIALKAKVGKLLIGHFSARYKDLDPLLKEARHIFTNTVLAEEGLTFTLEE from the coding sequence TTGAGTTTTAAAATCACCATACTGGGATCAAGTGGGGCACTTCCGGCATTCGGAAGATTTCCTTCAGCACAACTTGTCGAAATCCAAAACCAGCACTTTCTGGTAGACTGTGGCGAGGGCACACAAATGCAACTCATGCGGTACAACGCAAACCTTCATCGCATAAACCACATTTTTATTTCACACCTCCATGGCGACCATTACCTGGGCTTACTTGGGCTGATCTTTACCATGCACCTGAACCACCGCACAAATGACCTACACCTGTACAGCCATCGGGGCCTGGGCGAGATAATCACTACACAATTCAGGTATTCCCTTTCTTCACCACGATTCAATATTATCCTGCACACATTAACCCCAGGCAAGCAGCACGTTATTTTTGAAAACAATCAACTTTCAGTATCCACTATACCGCTCAAACATAAACTTGATTGCTCAGGCTTTCTTTTTCGGGAAAAAATTAAACCCAGAAGAATCGACAAAGACAGACTACCGGCAGGCCTAAGCCTGCAACAAGTGGCCAGTTTAAAAACGGGGGCCGATGTGTTAGAGGTGGACGGGACTATACGTTATCGCAATGCCGATATAACCCTTGCACCACGTAAATCCCGAAGCTATGCCTATTGCTCGGATACCGCTTTTGATGATCGCCTGGTGAACATAGTTGAGCAGGTTGATGTTCTTTACCACGAAGCCACTTTCATGGAGTCGGAAAAAGACAAAGCCGAAGAAACCAAACACAGCACAGCCGCCCAGGCTGCTGAAATAGCATTGAAGGCAAAAGTTGGGAAATTGCTTATCGGTCACTTCTCCGCCCGCTATAAGGACCTGGATCCACTTTTAAAAGAAGCCCGGCACATTTTTACCAACACGGTGCTGGCCGAAGAAGGGCTAACGTTTACCCTGGAAGAATGA
- a CDS encoding queuosine precursor transporter, which produces MMITLEQKKNRLFVVLCGIFLTNALLAEMIGTKIFSAEATVGIDPAHINIMGFIMDFNLTAGVIIWPIVFVTTDLINEYFGKPGVKRISYLTAMLIAYSFLVIFLTIELPPAQWWLDANSKDADGNSFNINFAFSKIFGQGLRIIAGSLTAFLLGQLVDVFVFQRLRKLTGSKMLWLRATGSTLVSQFVDSFVVLFIAFYGVFSNTQIIAIGITNYIYKFVIAIALTPLIYLGHSLIDRYLGKENASKLMEEAAHKSKGFF; this is translated from the coding sequence ATGATGATAACCCTGGAGCAAAAAAAGAACCGGTTGTTTGTTGTGTTGTGTGGCATATTTCTCACCAATGCACTACTGGCCGAAATGATCGGCACTAAAATTTTTTCTGCCGAGGCCACCGTAGGAATTGACCCCGCGCATATCAATATTATGGGTTTTATAATGGACTTTAACCTTACGGCCGGGGTTATCATCTGGCCCATCGTTTTTGTTACTACTGATCTGATAAACGAATATTTTGGCAAGCCCGGTGTAAAGCGCATCAGTTACCTCACTGCTATGCTGATTGCTTACAGTTTCCTGGTGATTTTTCTTACCATAGAATTGCCGCCCGCACAGTGGTGGCTAGATGCCAACAGCAAAGATGCTGATGGCAATTCATTCAACATCAATTTTGCCTTTTCAAAAATTTTCGGACAAGGGTTAAGGATTATCGCAGGCTCATTGACAGCCTTTTTGCTGGGGCAATTGGTAGATGTTTTTGTATTTCAACGCCTGCGAAAATTAACGGGATCGAAAATGCTATGGCTAAGGGCCACCGGATCAACCCTTGTTTCGCAGTTTGTTGACAGCTTTGTAGTGTTGTTTATCGCATTTTATGGTGTATTCTCAAACACGCAAATTATTGCTATTGGCATTACCAATTACATCTACAAGTTTGTAATTGCCATAGCCCTTACCCCGCTTATTTACCTGGGACATTCGTTAATCGATCGATACCTTGGGAAAGAAAATGCGAGCAAACTTATGGAAGAAGCGGCACACAAGAGTAAAGGATTTTTTTAA
- a CDS encoding phosphoribosylaminoimidazolesuccinocarboxamide synthase codes for MQAIKETHYKFPGQTGFYRGKVRDVYYFGNIMAMVATDRISAFDVVLPRAIPDKGRVLNQIAAKNLLATKELVPNWVIETPDPNVTIGFTCKTFPVEMVVRGYLAGHAWREYRAGKRMLCGVPLPDGLKENDKLPHPIITPTTKAHEGHDEDISRKEILERGIVSEKDYTQLEEYTFTLFAKGSALAAERGLILVDTKYEFGKHNDKIYLIDEVHTPDSSRYFYASGYAERQQKGEAQKQLSKEFVRQWLIENGFQGKEGQRVPEMTDQVVESISARYKELYQQVTGSLLEPVDYSALGQRIEQSILNSLKSLNLGA; via the coding sequence ATGCAGGCCATAAAAGAAACCCACTATAAATTCCCCGGGCAAACCGGCTTTTATCGCGGAAAAGTTCGCGATGTCTATTATTTCGGAAACATTATGGCCATGGTAGCAACCGATCGCATTTCAGCATTCGATGTGGTACTTCCGCGCGCCATCCCCGACAAGGGAAGGGTACTCAATCAAATTGCAGCAAAAAATTTATTGGCCACAAAAGAACTCGTGCCCAATTGGGTTATTGAAACGCCTGATCCAAACGTAACCATTGGCTTCACGTGTAAAACCTTTCCGGTAGAAATGGTGGTGCGGGGCTACCTGGCGGGGCATGCCTGGCGGGAATACCGCGCAGGTAAACGCATGCTGTGTGGCGTTCCGTTACCGGATGGACTTAAAGAAAATGACAAACTGCCTCACCCCATTATAACGCCAACTACCAAGGCACACGAAGGGCACGATGAGGATATTTCGCGCAAAGAAATTTTAGAGCGGGGAATAGTAAGTGAAAAGGATTACACCCAATTGGAGGAATATACTTTTACATTGTTTGCCAAAGGCTCGGCATTGGCTGCAGAACGTGGGCTTATTTTAGTGGATACCAAATATGAATTCGGAAAACACAACGATAAGATTTACCTGATTGACGAAGTGCATACACCCGATTCGTCACGCTACTTTTATGCCTCCGGGTATGCCGAACGCCAACAAAAGGGCGAAGCCCAAAAGCAACTATCAAAAGAATTTGTACGGCAGTGGCTCATTGAAAATGGATTTCAGGGTAAAGAAGGCCAACGCGTACCTGAAATGACTGATCAGGTGGTGGAATCGATTTCAGCCCGTTACAAAGAATTATATCAACAAGTTACCGGCTCATTGTTGGAACCGGTTGATTATAGTGCCCTTGGGCAAAGAATAGAGCAAAGTATCCTTAATTCACTAAAATCACTTAATTTAGGCGCTTAA
- a CDS encoding acetyl-CoA C-acyltransferase encodes MKEVYIISAVRTPIGSFGGSLATVSAVQLGATAVKGAIQKAGVDPKLIQELFIGNVISSGLQQAPATQVAVAAGLGYEIPCTLINKVCASGMKAVMLGAQSIMLGQNDVVVAGGMESMSNIPYYLLKARYGYRYGNGDVVDGLTYDGLTDVYNHCAMGVCADNTAREMNISRQDQDNYAINSYKRAAAAWTAGKFNNEIVPVEITDRKGNTTLFAEDEEYKNVNFDKIPGLRAVFTKDGTVTAANASTINDGASALVLMSKEKAVELGLKPIAKIKGFGDAAQDPMWFTTAPALAIPKAIKHAGVSASDVSYYEINEAFSAVAIANNIKLGLNPDKVNVNGGAVAIGHPLGASGARIITTLINVLKQNNETLGVAGICNGGGGASAMVIENA; translated from the coding sequence ATGAAAGAAGTATACATCATCTCAGCGGTACGTACACCCATCGGAAGTTTTGGGGGAAGCCTCGCAACTGTTTCGGCCGTTCAACTAGGCGCAACAGCGGTTAAAGGCGCAATCCAAAAGGCAGGCGTTGATCCTAAATTGATTCAGGAACTTTTCATCGGAAACGTAATTTCTTCCGGCCTACAACAGGCACCCGCCACACAAGTTGCAGTAGCTGCCGGACTGGGGTATGAAATTCCCTGTACATTAATCAACAAAGTGTGCGCCTCGGGCATGAAAGCCGTAATGCTGGGGGCACAGTCCATCATGCTCGGTCAAAACGATGTGGTGGTTGCGGGTGGCATGGAAAGCATGTCAAACATTCCCTATTATCTGTTAAAGGCGCGTTACGGCTATCGCTATGGCAACGGTGATGTAGTGGATGGACTGACTTACGATGGCCTAACCGATGTATACAACCATTGCGCCATGGGCGTTTGTGCCGATAACACCGCCAGGGAAATGAACATCTCCCGCCAAGACCAGGATAATTATGCCATCAATTCTTACAAGCGGGCTGCTGCTGCCTGGACTGCCGGTAAATTCAACAACGAAATAGTACCGGTAGAAATCACCGACAGAAAAGGGAATACAACACTGTTTGCCGAAGATGAAGAATATAAAAACGTAAACTTCGATAAGATTCCCGGGCTTCGCGCAGTCTTCACAAAAGACGGAACAGTAACGGCTGCCAACGCCTCCACCATCAACGATGGGGCCTCCGCCCTGGTGCTGATGAGCAAAGAAAAAGCTGTTGAACTAGGCTTAAAGCCAATCGCTAAAATCAAAGGATTTGGTGATGCCGCCCAGGACCCCATGTGGTTTACTACTGCCCCGGCATTAGCCATCCCTAAAGCCATTAAGCATGCAGGGGTAAGCGCTTCTGATGTTAGCTATTACGAAATCAACGAGGCCTTTTCTGCCGTGGCCATAGCCAACAATATCAAGCTCGGCCTTAATCCTGACAAAGTAAATGTTAATGGCGGTGCCGTGGCCATTGGTCACCCGCTGGGCGCTTCGGGTGCACGCATTATCACCACCCTGATTAACGTACTGAAACAAAACAACGAAACATTAGGCGTGGCTGGCATTTGTAATGGTGGCGGTGGGGCTTCAGCCATGGTGATCGAAAATGCCTGA
- a CDS encoding VWA domain-containing protein codes for MVTSIACTKPHFVVTCSVSWYRALGITELIFIALFAVLYSAYLIRIIRIANSLRTPFMPVFIKLLFRTLAFTLLIIALLGPSFGAAKREVQSVGKDIMICVDLSNSMDAFDVTPTRLEKVKYEMKKIVQAFNSDRIGIIIFSSEAFIQCPLTYDQNALNLFIETMNTSLVPSSGTDFAPPLRMAMDKLEQDNVRITQTTSKVIILISDGEDFGDETSAIAQQIESKGYKLFALGIGTESGGRIRSGTGFRTDRQGNVVITKLNAKALQSLASKTGGRYFEINESRNDVARLINTINSIEGELMDARLIDVSANKYFYFLLLAVILLALDVLVHIRTIRI; via the coding sequence ATGGTTACGTCCATAGCTTGCACCAAACCGCACTTCGTTGTTACTTGCAGCGTGAGCTGGTATCGCGCTTTGGGCATTACAGAGTTGATTTTTATAGCACTTTTTGCAGTGCTTTATTCTGCCTATCTTATCCGTATCATTCGTATAGCCAACTCCCTCCGAACACCTTTCATGCCTGTATTCATCAAACTGCTCTTTCGCACACTTGCGTTTACCCTTTTAATCATCGCCCTTCTGGGGCCTTCCTTCGGGGCCGCGAAACGCGAAGTTCAATCCGTGGGTAAGGATATCATGATCTGTGTTGATTTGTCCAACTCGATGGATGCCTTTGATGTTACCCCTACCCGGCTGGAAAAAGTGAAGTACGAGATGAAGAAAATTGTACAAGCCTTCAACTCCGACCGCATTGGCATTATCATCTTTTCATCTGAAGCCTTCATACAATGCCCACTGACTTATGACCAAAATGCGTTGAACCTTTTTATCGAAACCATGAATACAAGCCTGGTACCTTCATCAGGTACCGACTTCGCACCTCCGCTGCGCATGGCCATGGACAAACTGGAGCAGGATAATGTACGTATCACCCAAACCACATCTAAAGTGATTATCCTCATCAGCGATGGTGAAGATTTTGGTGACGAAACGAGTGCTATTGCACAACAGATTGAATCGAAAGGATATAAGCTCTTTGCCCTTGGCATTGGGACCGAATCAGGCGGAAGGATCCGCTCAGGAACAGGCTTCCGTACCGATCGGCAAGGTAATGTAGTGATCACAAAACTAAATGCAAAAGCCCTGCAATCGCTGGCCAGTAAAACCGGTGGTCGTTATTTTGAAATCAATGAAAGCCGAAACGATGTGGCGCGCCTGATCAACACCATAAACAGCATTGAAGGTGAATTAATGGATGCCCGCTTAATTGATGTTTCGGCTAATAAATATTTCTATTTTTTACTATTGGCTGTAATTTTACTGGCCTTGGATGTGTTAGTGCATATACGGACCATTCGCATATGA
- a CDS encoding RNA methyltransferase yields the protein MLSKARIKYIKSLQVKKYRQLEQRFVVEGAKSVLELLGSDFVLDTIIGTPSFISSNQSLLDRYKGELVEVKASLLSDLGEFKTNDTALAIARIKPNLALRVGTDEFVLMLDDIRDPGNLGTIIRVADWYGITKVIASTDTTDLYNSKVLHASMGSFTRVGMYYTNLVHFLDQVTVPVWGTFLGGENVHTMAIGKSAIIVIGNEARGISEAVEKKVTQRVTIPRFGGAESLNAAVATAIICDNLRRPR from the coding sequence ATGCTTTCGAAAGCCCGCATTAAGTATATTAAATCTTTGCAAGTAAAGAAATACCGACAATTGGAACAACGGTTTGTGGTGGAAGGTGCAAAGAGTGTGCTGGAGTTGTTGGGTTCTGATTTTGTTCTCGATACCATCATTGGCACGCCATCGTTTATCAGTTCCAATCAATCGTTGCTTGACCGTTATAAAGGCGAGCTTGTGGAGGTGAAAGCGAGCCTGTTATCGGATTTGGGTGAATTCAAGACAAACGATACAGCGCTGGCCATAGCCCGCATAAAGCCTAACCTTGCTTTAAGAGTTGGAACGGATGAATTTGTTTTGATGCTGGATGATATACGCGATCCGGGAAACCTGGGTACCATCATTCGGGTTGCCGATTGGTACGGCATAACCAAAGTGATTGCATCAACAGATACAACTGATTTATATAATTCCAAGGTTCTTCACGCCAGTATGGGTTCCTTTACACGGGTAGGGATGTATTATACTAACCTGGTACATTTCCTTGATCAGGTGACGGTACCGGTGTGGGGTACTTTTTTAGGGGGTGAGAATGTTCATACCATGGCCATCGGTAAAAGCGCAATTATCGTTATTGGAAACGAAGCGCGGGGTATTTCAGAGGCTGTTGAGAAAAAAGTTACGCAAAGGGTAACGATACCTCGGTTTGGTGGGGCAGAGTCGTTAAATGCAGCGGTTGCCACCGCCATAATTTGCGATAATCTAAGGCGTCCCCGGTAA
- a CDS encoding toxin-antitoxin system YwqK family antitoxin, producing the protein MNRVIFNILFFIPSFAFAQREVRTYYDASRTQIQEIYAVAREDTEKLVGKYQRFYPDGKLAVEGSFNNGKKNGEFMEYHDTGNPARKMIYVNGMRHGPVEVYDEAGKKVQRAYYQNDILVDSVQSYYDNGAMKSETVFKKGKPDGVVREYYNNGNLKSEIYYLNGKPNGITRYFYESGTIEKEANYKNGILTGFLKTYYTNGQLETVSTIAEGTKNGSFKNYDRDGHLILEGSFMNGLLHGDNTGFYADGTVKHRFKYSEGRKTGTGLVYHPNGKLKLKEQPSLTGKDWVIEEYSDNEKKLSVKRYRDNAPHGMWIFYHTDGTTERIKENYEAGKLSGSRYEYYQNGKPKLEETYKFSLLNGPFKTWYEDGTLQSQGECKSQRKHGLFTAYHANGKVKEQGEYVADKKHKEWKEFDEAGNLVKTYVFKAGILVEQ; encoded by the coding sequence ATGAATCGCGTTATTTTCAATATTCTTTTTTTTATACCCTCATTCGCTTTTGCCCAACGCGAAGTGCGTACCTATTACGATGCTTCCCGAACGCAAATACAGGAGATTTATGCAGTAGCCCGCGAAGACACCGAAAAGCTTGTAGGAAAGTACCAGCGCTTTTACCCTGATGGAAAGCTTGCTGTGGAAGGCAGTTTTAACAACGGAAAAAAGAATGGTGAGTTTATGGAATACCATGACACCGGCAATCCTGCACGCAAAATGATATACGTAAACGGCATGCGCCATGGGCCGGTTGAAGTGTATGACGAAGCTGGCAAAAAAGTGCAACGCGCCTATTACCAAAACGACATATTGGTTGATAGCGTGCAATCGTATTACGACAATGGGGCAATGAAAAGCGAAACGGTTTTTAAAAAAGGAAAACCCGATGGCGTGGTACGCGAATACTATAACAATGGAAACTTAAAAAGTGAAATCTATTACCTCAACGGAAAGCCCAACGGTATCACCCGTTACTTTTATGAATCCGGAACCATAGAAAAGGAAGCGAACTACAAGAATGGGATACTCACAGGTTTTTTAAAAACCTACTACACTAACGGGCAATTGGAAACCGTTTCCACCATAGCGGAGGGTACCAAAAACGGATCATTTAAAAACTATGATCGTGATGGTCATCTTATCCTGGAAGGGTCTTTCATGAATGGACTGCTGCATGGCGATAACACCGGCTTCTATGCCGATGGTACCGTAAAGCACCGCTTTAAATATTCCGAAGGCCGGAAAACCGGTACTGGTTTGGTTTACCACCCGAACGGAAAACTGAAGTTAAAAGAACAACCATCATTGACAGGAAAAGATTGGGTTATAGAAGAGTATTCAGATAACGAAAAGAAACTTTCGGTTAAACGTTATCGCGACAATGCCCCACACGGTATGTGGATATTCTATCACACCGATGGCACCACCGAACGGATAAAAGAAAATTACGAAGCCGGAAAGCTTTCGGGTAGCCGGTATGAATATTATCAAAACGGTAAACCAAAACTGGAAGAAACCTATAAGTTCAGCCTGCTCAATGGCCCGTTTAAAACCTGGTACGAAGATGGTACCCTCCAATCGCAAGGCGAGTGCAAATCGCAGCGCAAGCATGGCCTATTTACAGCCTACCATGCCAATGGAAAAGTGAAAGAGCAAGGCGAATACGTGGCCGACAAAAAGCACAAAGAATGGAAGGAATTTGACGAAGCCGGCAACCTTGTTAAAACGTATGTGTTTAAAGCCGGTATTTTGGTTGAACAATAG
- a CDS encoding STAS domain-containing protein, with amino-acid sequence MKYTIDKQEKYCLMRLHEEKLDSSVAPGLKSELITLHAEGVRNIVLDLSEVKYTDSSGLSALLVGNRILQEDGGIFVLASLSDHTSKLIKISQLDSVLNILPTVEEAVDTVFMHEIEKDLKNTDGH; translated from the coding sequence ATGAAGTATACCATTGATAAGCAAGAGAAGTACTGCCTGATGCGCCTGCATGAAGAAAAACTGGATTCAAGCGTTGCTCCTGGATTGAAGTCAGAATTAATCACCCTGCATGCCGAAGGCGTCCGCAATATTGTATTGGATTTAAGCGAGGTAAAATATACCGACTCCTCAGGCCTTAGTGCATTACTGGTGGGCAACCGCATATTGCAGGAAGATGGCGGGATATTCGTGCTGGCTTCACTATCCGATCACACCAGCAAACTGATAAAGATTTCACAATTGGATAGTGTGTTGAATATATTGCCAACTGTTGAAGAAGCGGTTGATACAGTATTTATGCACGAAATTGAAAAGGACCTGAAAAATACGGATGGCCATTAA
- a CDS encoding tetratricopeptide repeat protein: protein MKAGFFLILLAVLVTDPARIGKINRVKEEAKKAYLAGDYATAAAKYKYLTDSLAVTEEEVLLNLANAYFELNDTTAAISQYQTLTQSFNNKIRSVAQQQLGVARNKQSKFEEALNHFKEAIKADPTNNDARYNYELLKRKLDEQKKQEQQQKDQNKDQQQNDKQKQEQQKKDEQKQNQDKKEQDKKEEKKDQSGKPEEQKENDKKDQQQQEQDARQNEEKKDNPPSSEKLRQMKISPEAANKILEAMRNQEVQYLQQNKRKATQPKDKNKPDW, encoded by the coding sequence ATGAAAGCCGGCTTTTTTTTAATACTACTTGCAGTACTAGTTACCGATCCGGCCAGGATTGGAAAGATCAACCGCGTTAAGGAAGAAGCAAAAAAGGCTTACCTGGCAGGTGATTATGCTACAGCTGCCGCGAAATACAAATACCTTACAGACTCGTTGGCAGTAACGGAAGAAGAAGTGCTACTGAATCTGGCCAACGCCTATTTTGAACTTAACGATACCACGGCTGCCATCAGTCAATATCAAACTTTAACACAAAGTTTTAATAACAAAATCCGCTCGGTGGCCCAGCAGCAATTGGGCGTTGCGCGAAACAAGCAATCTAAATTTGAAGAAGCCCTCAACCATTTTAAGGAAGCCATTAAGGCCGATCCCACGAATAACGATGCCCGCTATAACTATGAATTGCTGAAACGGAAACTGGATGAACAAAAAAAACAGGAGCAGCAACAGAAGGACCAAAACAAAGACCAACAGCAAAACGACAAACAAAAACAAGAGCAACAGAAGAAAGACGAACAGAAACAAAACCAAGACAAAAAAGAACAAGATAAAAAAGAAGAGAAAAAGGATCAGTCGGGCAAGCCTGAAGAGCAAAAGGAAAATGACAAAAAAGACCAGCAACAGCAGGAACAGGATGCCCGTCAGAATGAAGAGAAAAAGGACAACCCACCTTCATCTGAAAAACTGCGGCAAATGAAAATCAGTCCGGAGGCCGCCAATAAAATCCTGGAAGCCATGCGCAACCAGGAAGTTCAGTACCTGCAACAAAATAAGCGAAAAGCAACACAACCCAAGGATAAGAATAAACCAGATTGGTAA